The following proteins come from a genomic window of Pseudomonas sp. MAG733B:
- a CDS encoding transglutaminase family protein: MSAHYQIFHDTHYHYDSPVSLAQQLAHLWPRSCAWQRCTDQQLQISPEPTARRDELDVFGNPLTRLAFERPHDELLVNASLTIEVLPRPALDFNLSPAWEDTRSALTYSSQPLSPELLEACRYRFESPYVHLKRNFVEFSESCFPTGRPLLLGVQALMEKIFSEFTFDAEATQVATPLVEVLERRRGVCQDFAHLMLACVRSRGLAARYISGYLLTQPPPGQPRLIGADASHAWVSVYCPVSGWVDFDPTNNVQPALEHITLAWGRDFSDVSPLRGVILGGGNHDPEVRVTVMPLE; this comes from the coding sequence ATGAGCGCCCATTACCAGATTTTCCACGACACTCATTATCACTACGACAGCCCGGTGTCCCTGGCGCAGCAGCTGGCCCATTTGTGGCCACGGTCATGTGCGTGGCAGCGCTGCACGGATCAGCAATTGCAGATCAGTCCGGAGCCGACTGCGCGTCGCGATGAGCTGGACGTGTTCGGCAACCCGCTGACCCGGCTGGCGTTCGAGCGTCCTCATGACGAGCTATTGGTCAACGCCAGCCTCACTATCGAAGTGCTGCCCCGGCCCGCGCTGGACTTCAATCTGTCCCCGGCGTGGGAAGACACCCGCAGCGCGCTGACCTACAGCAGCCAGCCGCTGTCGCCCGAACTGCTCGAAGCCTGCCGCTACCGCTTCGAATCACCCTATGTGCATTTGAAGCGCAACTTCGTTGAATTTTCCGAGAGTTGCTTCCCGACCGGGCGACCGCTGCTGCTTGGCGTTCAGGCCCTGATGGAGAAGATATTCAGCGAGTTCACCTTCGACGCCGAAGCGACGCAGGTAGCGACGCCGCTGGTGGAAGTGCTGGAGCGTCGACGTGGGGTCTGTCAGGACTTCGCGCACTTGATGCTCGCTTGCGTGCGCTCCCGTGGCCTGGCGGCGCGCTATATCAGCGGTTATCTGCTGACCCAGCCACCACCCGGCCAGCCACGCTTGATCGGCGCCGATGCATCCCATGCGTGGGTGTCGGTGTATTGCCCGGTGTCGGGATGGGTGGATTTCGATCCGACCAACAATGTGCAGCCGGCGCTGGAACACATCACATTGGCCTGGGGGCGGGACTTTTCCGATGTGTCGCCGTTGCGGGGGGTGATTCTGGGAGGCGGCAATCACGACCCGGAAGTCCGCGTTACGGTGATGCCACTGGAGTAA
- a CDS encoding TIGR00730 family Rossman fold protein produces the protein MSLASVCVFCGASTGTNPAYREAAVALGQALAERKLTLVYGGGAVGLMGIVADAALAAGGEVIGIIPQSLKDKEIGHSGLTRLEVVDGMHARKARMAELSDAFIALPGGLGTLEELFEVWTWGQLGYHGKPLGLLEVNGFYSKLTGFLDHIVGEGFVRGAHRDMLQVSESPQTLLEALDAWQPSVPPKWVEQKPD, from the coding sequence ATGTCTTTAGCATCCGTATGTGTATTTTGTGGGGCCAGCACCGGCACCAACCCGGCTTATCGTGAAGCGGCTGTGGCCTTGGGCCAAGCACTGGCCGAGCGCAAGCTGACGCTGGTCTATGGCGGTGGCGCCGTGGGCCTGATGGGCATTGTGGCCGACGCCGCGCTGGCGGCCGGTGGCGAAGTGATCGGCATCATTCCGCAAAGCCTCAAGGACAAGGAAATCGGCCACAGCGGCCTGACTCGCCTGGAAGTGGTCGACGGCATGCATGCGCGCAAGGCGCGGATGGCCGAACTCAGCGATGCTTTCATCGCGTTGCCCGGCGGCCTCGGCACCCTGGAAGAACTGTTCGAAGTCTGGACCTGGGGCCAACTCGGCTACCACGGCAAACCGCTGGGCTTGCTGGAAGTGAACGGTTTCTACAGCAAACTCACCGGTTTTCTTGATCACATCGTCGGCGAAGGCTTCGTTCGCGGGGCTCACCGTGACATGCTGCAGGTGAGCGAATCGCCACAGACGCTGCTCGAAGCCCTCGATGCCTGGCAACCGAGCGTACCGCCGAAGTGGGTCGAGCAAAAACCCGACTAA
- the azu gene encoding azurin, with the protein MFAKLVAVSLLTLASSQLMAAECKVTVDSTDQMSFNTKAIEIDKSCKTFTVELTHSGSLPKNVMGHNWVLSKEADMQPIATDGLSAGIDKQYLKEGDARVIAHTKIIGAKETDSVTFDVSKLDANEKYGFFCSFPGHISMMKGTVTLK; encoded by the coding sequence ATGTTTGCCAAACTTGTTGCGGTATCCCTGCTGACACTGGCCAGCAGCCAATTGATGGCTGCCGAGTGCAAAGTCACCGTTGACTCCACTGACCAAATGTCCTTCAACACCAAGGCCATTGAGATCGACAAGAGCTGCAAAACCTTCACCGTCGAACTGACCCACTCCGGCAGCTTGCCGAAAAACGTCATGGGCCATAACTGGGTGCTGAGTAAAGAAGCCGACATGCAGCCGATCGCCACCGACGGCCTGAGCGCCGGCATCGACAAGCAGTACCTGAAGGAAGGCGATGCGCGCGTGATCGCCCATACCAAAATCATCGGCGCCAAGGAAACCGACTCGGTGACCTTCGATGTGTCGAAGCTTGATGCCAACGAAAAATACGGCTTCTTCTGCTCGTTCCCGGGCCACATCTCGATGATGAAAGGCACGGTTACCCTGAAGTAA
- the nadE gene encoding ammonia-dependent NAD(+) synthetase, giving the protein MQAVQREIAEQLKVQPPFADDAALEAEVARRITFIQDCLVNSGLKTLVLGISGGVDSLTAGLLAQRAMRELRQRTGDGSYKFIAVRLPYETQFDEHDAQASVDFINPDERHTVNIGPAVKSLANEVAAFEGKHAVSVDFVLGNTKARMRMVAQYTIAGAAHGLVIGTDHAAEAVMGFFTKFGDGACDLAPLSGLVKNQVRAIARSFGAPESLVEKVPTADLEDLSPGKPDEASHGVTYAEIDAFLHGQPVREEAFKIIVSTYNKTHHKRVMPFAP; this is encoded by the coding sequence ATGCAAGCCGTACAGCGTGAGATTGCTGAGCAGCTCAAGGTTCAACCGCCGTTCGCCGATGACGCCGCCCTCGAGGCTGAAGTCGCCCGACGCATTACCTTCATCCAGGACTGCCTGGTCAATTCCGGGCTCAAGACGCTGGTGCTGGGCATCAGCGGCGGTGTCGACTCCCTGACCGCCGGCCTGCTGGCCCAGCGCGCCATGCGTGAACTGCGCCAGCGCACGGGTGACGGCAGCTACAAGTTCATCGCCGTGCGCCTGCCGTACGAGACCCAGTTCGATGAACACGATGCCCAGGCTTCGGTGGATTTCATCAACCCGGACGAGCGCCACACCGTGAACATCGGTCCGGCAGTCAAATCTCTGGCCAATGAAGTGGCGGCGTTCGAAGGCAAGCACGCAGTCTCGGTGGATTTCGTGCTCGGCAACACCAAGGCGCGGATGCGCATGGTCGCCCAGTACACCATCGCTGGCGCCGCCCACGGCCTGGTGATCGGCACCGACCACGCGGCGGAAGCGGTGATGGGTTTCTTCACCAAGTTCGGTGACGGCGCCTGCGACCTGGCACCGCTCAGCGGCCTGGTGAAAAACCAGGTCCGGGCGATTGCGCGCAGCTTTGGCGCACCGGAATCGCTGGTGGAAAAAGTCCCGACCGCCGACCTTGAAGACCTGTCGCCGGGCAAGCCGGACGAAGCGTCCCACGGCGTGACCTACGCCGAGATCGACGCTTTCCTGCATGGCCAGCCGGTACGTGAGGAAGCGTTCAAGATCATCGTCAGCACGTACAACAAGACGCATCACAAGCGGGTGATGCCGTTTGCGCCTTGA
- the pncB gene encoding nicotinate phosphoribosyltransferase, with translation MSESVFADRIVQNLLDTDFYKLTMMQAVLHNYPNVEVEWEFRCRNSEDLRPYLAEIRFQIERLAELSLSADQLSFLERISFLKPDFLRFLGLFRFNLRYIHTGIENGELFIRLRGPWLHVILFEVPILAIVSEVRNRYRYREIVLEQAREQLYRKFDWLTANASSDELSELQVADFGTRRRFSYRVQEEVVNVLKHDFPGRFVGTSNVHLSRELDMKPLGTMAHEWIMAHQQLGPRLIDSQIAALDCWVREYRGLLGIALTDCITMDAFLGDFDLFFAKLFDGLRHDSGDPVVWAEKAIAHYHKLGIDPMSKTLTFSDSLTLPKALEIFRALRGRINVSFGIGTNLTCDIPGVEPMSIVLKMTACNGAPVAKISDEPGKTHCKDPNFVAYLRHVFQVPAALSSTSSKE, from the coding sequence ATGAGCGAGAGTGTGTTTGCCGATCGCATCGTGCAGAACCTGCTCGACACCGACTTCTACAAACTGACGATGATGCAGGCGGTGCTGCACAACTACCCTAACGTCGAAGTCGAATGGGAGTTTCGTTGCCGTAACAGTGAGGATTTGCGCCCGTACCTGGCGGAGATCCGTTTCCAGATCGAGCGCCTGGCCGAGTTGAGCCTGAGCGCCGACCAGTTGAGCTTTCTGGAGCGCATCAGCTTCCTGAAACCGGATTTCCTGCGCTTTCTCGGGCTGTTTCGCTTCAACTTGCGCTACATCCACACCGGCATCGAAAACGGCGAGCTGTTTATCCGCCTGCGCGGGCCGTGGTTGCATGTGATCCTGTTCGAAGTGCCGATACTGGCGATCGTCAGCGAAGTGCGTAACCGCTATCGCTACCGGGAAATCGTCCTCGAGCAGGCCCGCGAGCAGCTCTATCGCAAGTTCGACTGGCTCACTGCCAACGCCAGCAGCGACGAATTGTCCGAATTGCAGGTAGCCGATTTCGGCACGCGCCGGCGCTTTTCGTACCGCGTGCAGGAAGAAGTGGTGAACGTGCTCAAGCACGATTTCCCCGGCCGTTTCGTCGGCACCAGCAACGTACACTTGTCCCGGGAACTGGACATGAAACCGCTGGGCACCATGGCCCACGAATGGATCATGGCTCACCAGCAACTCGGCCCGCGATTGATCGACAGTCAGATTGCCGCCCTCGATTGCTGGGTCCGCGAGTATCGCGGTTTGCTGGGGATCGCCCTGACCGACTGCATCACCATGGATGCCTTTCTCGGCGATTTCGACCTGTTTTTCGCCAAGCTCTTCGACGGCTTGCGCCATGATTCCGGTGATCCCGTGGTGTGGGCGGAAAAAGCCATCGCCCACTACCACAAGCTCGGCATCGACCCGATGAGCAAGACCCTGACCTTTTCCGACAGCCTGACGCTGCCCAAGGCACTGGAAATATTCCGGGCGCTGCGTGGTCGGATCAATGTCAGCTTCGGCATCGGCACCAACCTGACCTGTGACATTCCGGGTGTCGAACCGATGAGCATCGTGCTTAAAATGACCGCCTGCAACGGCGCGCCGGTGGCGAAGATCTCCGACGAGCCAGGCAAGACTCACTGTAAAGACCCGAATTTCGTCGCCTATTTGCGACACGTTTTCCAGGTTCCTGCCGCCCTTTCCAGCACATCAAGCAAGGAGTGA
- a CDS encoding LysR substrate-binding domain-containing protein → MLNKRYLPSIAALQCFEAVTRHLSFTRAAEELNLTQSAVSKQVAQLEELLQHLLFRRVRRRLQMTPAGDLYLVEVRKILTQVEMSTHYLRSYGGETEVLRVSTPPTFGARWLVPRLKGWRLRHPSIHLDLCSEQEADDLLQGRSDLAFYFGQGSRPGTECLKLFSEELVPVCAPGSLPAEPFTDPTQLTDLVLLQNASRPQGWHDWFDSQGYHTEHSYHGPRFETFYMCIRAAQVGCGVALLPRFLVEEELAEGKLVIPWQHAMPSTDAYYLAYPEHSAEVPKVRDFVKWMLEQVDHPATTDNAKIAGNPHH, encoded by the coding sequence ATGCTGAACAAACGCTATTTGCCATCGATCGCTGCCCTGCAGTGTTTCGAAGCCGTGACCCGGCATCTGAGCTTCACCCGGGCCGCCGAAGAACTGAACCTGACCCAGAGCGCCGTCAGCAAGCAGGTCGCGCAACTGGAAGAGCTGCTGCAGCACTTGCTGTTTCGCCGGGTGCGTCGACGCCTGCAAATGACCCCGGCGGGCGATTTGTACCTAGTGGAAGTACGAAAAATCCTCACGCAGGTCGAGATGTCGACCCATTACCTGCGATCCTACGGTGGCGAAACTGAAGTCCTGCGCGTCTCGACGCCCCCGACATTCGGCGCACGCTGGCTGGTGCCACGGCTGAAAGGCTGGCGCCTGCGCCATCCGTCGATTCACCTGGACCTGTGCAGCGAACAGGAAGCCGACGATCTGCTGCAAGGCCGCAGCGACCTGGCGTTCTATTTTGGCCAGGGCTCACGGCCCGGCACCGAATGCCTGAAGTTGTTCAGCGAAGAACTGGTACCGGTCTGCGCTCCCGGTAGCCTGCCGGCCGAGCCATTCACCGACCCGACGCAACTCACCGACCTGGTCCTGCTGCAAAACGCCTCACGCCCTCAGGGCTGGCATGACTGGTTCGACAGTCAGGGCTACCACACCGAACACAGCTACCACGGCCCGCGCTTCGAAACCTTCTACATGTGCATCCGCGCCGCACAGGTCGGCTGCGGCGTCGCATTGCTGCCCCGCTTTCTGGTGGAAGAGGAACTGGCCGAAGGCAAACTGGTCATTCCCTGGCAGCATGCAATGCCCAGCACCGATGCCTATTACCTGGCGTATCCGGAGCATTCGGCGGAAGTGCCGAAGGTGCGGGATTTTGTGAAGTGGATGCTGGAGCAGGTTGACCACCCCGCTACCACCGACAACGCAAAAATCGCTGGCAATCCTCACCACTGA
- a CDS encoding aldehyde dehydrogenase family protein — MVAALLDRLGVNPALYQNGKVPVHSPIDGSRIAAVNWEGAAEVEQHISRADHAFELWRKVPAPRRGELVRQLGDILREYKADLGELVSWEAGKITQEGLGEVQEMIDICDFAVGLSRQLYGLTIASERPGHHMRETWHPLGVVGVISAFNFPVAVWAWNATLALVCGNPVIWKPSEKTPLTALACQALFDRVLKNFSDAPPHLSQVIIGGRDAGEALVDDPRVALVSATGSTRMGREVAPKIAARFARSILELGGNNAMILGPSADLDMAVRAILFSAVGTAGQRCTTLRRLIAHESVKEEIVTRLKAAYSKVRIGHPLEGNLVGPLIDKQSFENMQDALEQALSEGGRVFGGKRQLEDKFPNAYYVSPAIVEMPEQSDVVCHETFAPILYVVGYSDFNEALRLNNAVPQGLSSCIFTTDVREAEQFMSAVGSDCGIANVNIGPSGAEIGGAFGGEKETGGGRESGSDAWRGYMRRQTNTVNYSLELPLAQGITFD; from the coding sequence ATGGTTGCCGCATTGCTTGATCGTCTTGGTGTGAACCCGGCCCTGTACCAGAACGGCAAAGTGCCGGTACATTCGCCCATCGACGGCAGTCGCATCGCCGCTGTGAACTGGGAAGGCGCCGCCGAAGTCGAGCAGCACATCAGTCGCGCAGATCATGCGTTCGAACTGTGGCGCAAGGTTCCGGCGCCGCGTCGTGGCGAACTGGTGCGTCAACTGGGCGACATTCTGCGTGAATATAAAGCCGATCTCGGCGAGCTGGTGTCCTGGGAAGCCGGCAAGATCACTCAGGAAGGCCTGGGTGAAGTTCAGGAAATGATCGACATCTGCGATTTCGCCGTCGGCCTGTCCCGCCAGTTGTATGGTTTGACCATCGCCTCCGAGCGTCCTGGCCACCACATGCGTGAAACCTGGCATCCGCTGGGCGTCGTTGGCGTGATCAGTGCGTTCAACTTCCCGGTCGCGGTCTGGGCCTGGAACGCCACGTTGGCGCTGGTCTGCGGCAACCCGGTGATCTGGAAACCGTCGGAAAAAACCCCGCTGACCGCACTGGCCTGCCAAGCGCTGTTCGATCGCGTGCTGAAGAACTTCAGCGATGCGCCGCCGCACCTGAGCCAAGTCATCATCGGTGGCCGCGATGCCGGCGAAGCGCTGGTCGACGACCCGCGTGTCGCGCTGGTCAGCGCCACCGGCAGCACCCGCATGGGCCGCGAAGTGGCGCCGAAAATCGCCGCACGTTTCGCCCGCAGCATTCTGGAGCTGGGCGGTAACAACGCAATGATCCTCGGTCCAAGCGCCGATCTGGACATGGCCGTTCGCGCGATCCTGTTCAGCGCAGTCGGCACCGCCGGTCAGCGTTGCACCACGCTGCGTCGCCTGATTGCTCACGAATCGGTGAAAGAAGAAATCGTCACCCGCCTGAAAGCCGCCTACTCCAAAGTACGTATCGGCCATCCGCTGGAAGGCAATTTGGTCGGTCCGCTGATCGACAAGCAAAGCTTCGAAAACATGCAGGACGCGCTGGAACAAGCGCTGAGCGAAGGCGGCCGGGTGTTCGGCGGCAAGCGCCAGCTGGAAGACAAATTCCCCAATGCCTACTACGTTTCGCCAGCCATCGTCGAAATGCCGGAGCAGAGCGACGTGGTCTGCCACGAAACCTTTGCGCCGATCCTCTACGTGGTCGGTTACAGCGATTTCAACGAAGCACTGCGCCTGAACAACGCCGTGCCACAAGGCTTGTCCTCGTGCATCTTCACCACCGACGTGCGTGAAGCGGAGCAGTTCATGTCGGCGGTGGGCAGCGACTGCGGCATCGCCAACGTCAACATCGGCCCGAGCGGTGCGGAAATCGGCGGCGCATTTGGTGGCGAGAAAGAAACCGGCGGTGGTCGTGAGTCGGGCTCCGACGCATGGCGCGGCTACATGCGCCGTCAGACCAACACCGTGAACTACTCGCTGGAGTTGCCGTTGGCGCAGGGCATTACGTTCGACTGA
- a CDS encoding FAD-binding oxidoreductase: protein MPLREECLWEKLTPQRPDNAALKGEVKVDVCVIGAGFTGLSAAVHLLEQGKTVCVLEAHRAGHGGSGRNVGLVNAGMWIPPDEIEAGFGEAVGSQLNRMLGAAPSLVFSLIDKYNIDCQLRREGTLHMAHNARGEADLRSREEQWKRRGAPVELLTGQACEQATGTKKIAAALLDRRAGTLNPMAYTTGLAKAAIGLGGQLFDHSPVTRLERQGQRWSVQTAQGSVLAEQVVIASNAYTEGDWTELRRNFFPGYYYQVASVPLTEDAAQQILPGGQGSWDTRQVLSSIRRDKDGRLLLGSLGNGNQKPAWFLKAWADRVQQHYFPYLKPVEWECTWTGCIAFTPDHLMRLFEPAPGLVAVTGYNGRGVTTGTVVGKAFADYLCNGNPQALPIPFAPMQPLAGVGLRSCLYEAGFSLYHAGQCLRIVI, encoded by the coding sequence ATGCCGTTACGCGAAGAGTGTCTGTGGGAAAAACTGACGCCGCAAAGGCCTGACAACGCGGCGCTCAAGGGTGAAGTAAAGGTCGATGTCTGCGTCATCGGTGCCGGTTTTACCGGGCTGTCGGCGGCGGTGCATTTGCTGGAGCAGGGCAAGACGGTTTGTGTGCTGGAAGCCCATCGCGCCGGGCATGGCGGATCGGGGCGCAACGTTGGGCTGGTCAACGCCGGGATGTGGATTCCACCGGACGAGATCGAAGCCGGGTTTGGCGAAGCGGTCGGCAGCCAGCTCAACCGCATGCTAGGTGCGGCGCCATCACTGGTGTTCAGCCTGATCGACAAATACAACATCGATTGCCAGTTGCGCCGCGAAGGCACGCTGCACATGGCGCACAACGCCCGTGGCGAAGCGGACTTGCGCAGTCGTGAAGAACAATGGAAACGCCGTGGTGCGCCGGTGGAATTGCTCACCGGGCAGGCTTGCGAACAAGCCACGGGCACCAAGAAAATCGCCGCTGCGCTGCTCGACCGGCGTGCTGGCACACTCAACCCGATGGCCTACACCACGGGGCTGGCCAAAGCGGCCATCGGCCTCGGCGGCCAATTGTTCGATCATTCCCCGGTGACCCGACTCGAACGTCAGGGCCAGCGCTGGTCGGTGCAGACTGCTCAGGGTTCGGTACTGGCCGAGCAAGTGGTGATCGCCTCCAACGCCTACACCGAAGGTGATTGGACCGAGCTGCGGCGCAATTTCTTCCCCGGCTATTACTATCAAGTGGCGTCGGTGCCGTTGACCGAAGACGCTGCGCAGCAAATTCTGCCCGGTGGCCAGGGATCCTGGGATACCCGTCAGGTCCTGAGCAGTATTCGTCGCGATAAGGACGGGCGCCTGCTTCTTGGCAGTCTGGGTAATGGCAACCAGAAGCCGGCCTGGTTCCTCAAGGCTTGGGCCGATCGCGTCCAGCAGCATTATTTCCCCTACCTCAAACCGGTTGAATGGGAGTGCACCTGGACCGGTTGCATCGCCTTCACCCCCGATCATCTGATGCGCCTGTTCGAACCGGCGCCCGGTTTAGTGGCAGTCACCGGCTACAACGGTCGGGGTGTGACCACAGGAACGGTCGTCGGCAAAGCCTTTGCCGATTATTTGTGTAACGGAAATCCTCAGGCGTTACCGATTCCCTTCGCTCCCATGCAGCCACTGGCCGGGGTGGGCTTGCGCAGCTGTTTATATGAGGCAGGGTTTTCGCTGTATCACGCAGGCCAGTGCTTGCGGATCGTGATCTGA
- a CDS encoding ABC transporter substrate-binding protein has protein sequence MSQTFYKKGFLALAVATALGVSAFAQADVKIGVAGPMTGANAAFGEQYMKGAQAAADAVNAAGGVNGEKIVLVKGDDACEPKQAVTVAKDLTNQKVAGVVGHFCSSSTIPASEIYDEAGIIAITPGSTNPQVTERGLSAMFRMCGRDDQQGIVAGDYIVDVLKGKKVVVLHDKDTYGQGLADATKAQLVKRGVTPVLYEGLTRGEKDFSTIVTKIRGAGADVVYFGGLHPEAGPLVRQLREQGLKDVKFMSDDGIVTDELVTTAGGPQFVDGVLMTFGADPRLLPDSKAVVDAFRKAGTEPEGYTLYAYASVQTLAAAFNGAKSNKGEEAAAWLKKNPVKTVMGEKTWDSKGDLKVSDYVVYQWDKDGKYHQLEKQK, from the coding sequence ATGTCCCAGACGTTTTACAAGAAAGGCTTTCTGGCCCTCGCAGTGGCTACTGCGTTGGGTGTTTCTGCGTTTGCTCAAGCTGATGTGAAAATCGGCGTAGCGGGTCCAATGACGGGCGCCAACGCAGCATTTGGCGAGCAGTACATGAAGGGTGCACAGGCAGCAGCCGATGCGGTGAACGCAGCGGGCGGCGTAAACGGGGAAAAAATCGTACTGGTCAAGGGTGATGACGCCTGCGAACCGAAACAGGCTGTGACGGTCGCCAAGGACCTGACCAACCAGAAAGTTGCCGGCGTGGTCGGTCACTTCTGCTCCTCGTCGACCATCCCGGCCTCCGAGATCTACGACGAAGCGGGCATCATCGCCATCACTCCAGGCTCCACCAACCCACAGGTTACCGAACGCGGCCTGAGCGCCATGTTCCGTATGTGCGGTCGTGACGACCAGCAAGGCATCGTGGCCGGCGACTACATCGTCGACGTGCTCAAGGGCAAGAAGGTTGTCGTGCTGCACGACAAGGACACCTACGGCCAAGGCCTGGCTGACGCCACCAAGGCTCAACTGGTCAAGCGCGGCGTAACGCCAGTGCTGTATGAAGGCCTGACCCGTGGCGAGAAAGACTTCAGCACCATCGTGACCAAAATCCGCGGTGCCGGCGCTGACGTCGTCTACTTCGGCGGCCTGCACCCGGAAGCCGGTCCACTGGTGCGTCAACTGCGTGAACAAGGTCTGAAAGACGTCAAGTTCATGTCCGACGACGGCATCGTGACCGACGAACTGGTGACCACCGCTGGCGGCCCGCAATTCGTTGACGGCGTGCTGATGACCTTCGGTGCCGACCCACGCCTGCTGCCAGACAGCAAGGCCGTGGTAGACGCATTCCGCAAGGCCGGTACCGAGCCTGAAGGCTACACCCTGTACGCTTACGCTTCGGTGCAAACCCTGGCTGCAGCTTTCAACGGCGCCAAGTCCAACAAGGGCGAAGAAGCGGCTGCCTGGCTGAAGAAAAACCCGGTCAAGACCGTCATGGGCGAGAAGACCTGGGACAGCAAGGGCGACCTGAAAGTCTCCGACTACGTGGTTTACCAGTGGGACAAGGACGGCAAATACCACCAGCTGGAAAAACAGAAGTAA
- a CDS encoding branched-chain amino acid ABC transporter permease: MDGIFLQQLVNGLTLGSVYGLIAIGYTMVYGIIGMINFAHGEVYMISAYLAAISLALLAYFGIESFPLLMLGTLIFTIVVTAVYGWVIERVAYKPLRNSTRLAPLISAIGISLILQNYAQIAQGAKQQGVPTLLTGAWRVEVGTGFVQLTYTKVFILVAAFVGMAALTYIIKYTKLGRMCRATQQDRKMASILGINTDRVISYVFIIGAAMAALAGVLITMNYGTFDFYAGFIIGIKAFTAAVLGGIGSLPGAMLGGIILGISESLFSGLVNSDYKDVFSFSLLVLVLVFRPQGLLGRPLVSKV, from the coding sequence ATGGATGGTATTTTCCTGCAGCAACTGGTCAATGGCCTGACCCTCGGGTCGGTCTATGGCCTGATCGCCATCGGCTACACAATGGTCTATGGCATCATCGGCATGATCAACTTCGCCCACGGCGAGGTTTACATGATTTCCGCTTACCTCGCGGCGATCAGTCTGGCTCTGCTGGCTTACTTCGGTATCGAATCCTTCCCGCTGCTGATGCTCGGCACCCTGATCTTCACCATCGTCGTCACGGCGGTGTATGGCTGGGTCATCGAGCGTGTCGCCTACAAACCCCTGCGTAACTCTACCCGACTGGCACCGCTGATCAGCGCCATCGGTATTTCGCTGATCCTGCAAAACTACGCACAGATCGCCCAGGGCGCGAAGCAACAAGGCGTTCCTACGTTGCTGACGGGTGCGTGGCGTGTCGAGGTCGGCACAGGTTTCGTGCAACTGACCTACACCAAGGTGTTCATTCTGGTCGCCGCGTTTGTCGGGATGGCCGCACTGACCTACATCATCAAGTACACCAAGCTCGGCCGCATGTGCCGTGCAACCCAGCAAGACCGCAAGATGGCTTCGATTCTGGGGATCAACACCGACCGGGTGATTTCCTACGTGTTCATCATTGGTGCAGCGATGGCGGCCCTGGCCGGCGTACTGATCACCATGAACTACGGCACATTCGACTTCTATGCCGGCTTCATCATCGGGATCAAGGCGTTCACCGCCGCGGTGCTCGGCGGGATTGGCTCGCTGCCTGGCGCCATGCTCGGCGGGATCATTCTCGGGATTTCCGAGTCGCTGTTCTCTGGTCTGGTGAACTCGGACTACAAAGACGTTTTCAGCTTCTCGCTGCTGGTTCTCGTTCTGGTCTTTCGGCCCCAAGGCCTGCTCGGCCGTCCTCTTGTGTCGAAGGTGTAA